The following proteins come from a genomic window of Musa acuminata AAA Group cultivar baxijiao chromosome BXJ1-7, Cavendish_Baxijiao_AAA, whole genome shotgun sequence:
- the LOC135678147 gene encoding alpha-mannosidase 2-like, with protein sequence MDFFSGGRRVGSGGGGGLLPSTTATAKVKPARKSSSASSRRRGRLRDVLSPTSTFFLIGLSISFLFFVAVVVLYGVPNPLSSSHSKHRIARRRPLPSGGASSDGGGGGMAGGEMVAAAAVVDITTKDLYDRIEFLDVDGGAWKQGWKVTFAGNEWDDEKLKVFVVPHSHNDPGWRLTVEEYYQRQSRYILDTIVESLSKDSRRKFIWEEMSYLERWWREASSEKKESFINLVKNGQLEIVGGGWVMNDEANSHYFAIIEQITEGNMWLNDTIGVIPKNSWAIDPFGYSATMSYLLRRMGFRNMLIQRTHYELKKELALNKNLEYIWRQSWDMEETTDIFVHMMPFYSYDIPHTCGPEPAICCQFDFARMRGFSYEACPWKFDPVETNSNNVQDRAMTLLDQYRKKSTLYRTNTLLVPLGDDFRYISMDEAEVQFRNYQMIFDYINSNPSLNAEVKFGTLEDYFGTLREEAERRNFSRPGEVGSAELEGFPSLSGDFFTYADRNLDYWSGYYVSRPFFKAFDRVLEQTLRASEILAALVLGYCQKLQCAKLPISFSHKLTAARRNLALFQHHDGVTGTAKDHVVRDYGTRMRTSLQDLQIFMARAVEVLLGDFHDKADPTLLSHFEPEQSRSRYDAQPVHKVLDVTDGEPQSVVFFNPLEQTRDEVVMVIVSKPDVSVWHSNGSCVKSQVSPNWKHDTTEDDTKLHRLYWRASVPAMGLETYFVARGSPSCEKAAPAKVRVFSDTPFSCPPPYVCSKIETDTVQIHNLLYTLTFDVKRGLLQKISHKDGKQTYVGEDIGLYSSVGSGAYLFKPIGEAKPIIEEGGQFIISEGSLVQESFSIPKTMWKNTPISHITRIYSAQNTVQQLIVEKEYHVELFGDEFNDRELIVRYKTDIDNKRVFYSDLNGFQMSRRQTYDKIPPQGNYYPMPSLAFMQDPSGHRFSVHSKQSLGAASLRDGWLEIMLDRRLVYDDGRGLGQGVMDNLPNNVLFHILTESNISALPSNHMLLTLQPSLLSHRVGAHLDYPMCAFVSKTRPRQKSLKLHRRSFAPLSSSLPCDLHVVNFKVPQPLKFTQVHPLASRFVILLQRKGWDGSFCKRGGLHCSTIADEPVNLFYMFKDLTVSNVKATSLNLLHDDTEMLGYNEQLGEVAQEGNVLISPMEIQAYKLDLQSQT encoded by the exons CCACTCTAAGCACCGCATCGCCCGCCGCCGGCCCCTGCCCTCCGGCGGTGCCTCCTCGGATGGAGGTGGCGGCGGGATGGCAGGTGGCGAGATGGTCGCGGCGGCGGCCGTTGTGGATATCACCACCAAGGATCTGTATGACCGGATCGAGTTCTTGGACGTGGACGGCGGCGCGTGGAAGCAGGGATGGAAAGTGACCTTTGCGGGAAATGAGTGGGACGACGAGAAACTTAAGGTCTTTGTGGTTCCCCATTCTCACAATGATCCCGGATGGAGGCTCACGGTTGAGGAGTACTACCAAAGGCAATCGCGGTATATTTTGGACACGATCGTTGAGTCTCTCTCGAAG GATTCACGTCGTAAATTTATATGGGAGGAGATGTCATACTTGGAGAGATGGTGGAGGGAGGCCTCCAGTGAAAAGAAGGAAAGCTTCATCAACTTAGTTAAAAATGGGCAGCTAGAGATTGTGGGAGGGGGTTGGGTGATGAATGATGAG GCAAATTCTCATTATTTTGCTATCATAGAGCAG ATTACAGAAGGAAACATGTGGCTAAATGATACCATTGGAGTTATTCCGAAAAATTCTTGGGCTATAGATCCATTTGGTTATTCAGCCACAATGTCTTATCTGCTTCGGCGTATGGGTTTTCGTAATATGCTAATACAGAGGACTCACTATGAGCTGAAAAAAGAACTAGCTTTGAATAAAAATCTAGAATACATATGGAGACAGAGCTGGGATATGGAGGAAACAACTGATATATTTGTTCACATGATGCCATTCTATTCTTATGATATTCCACATACTTGTGGACCTGAGCCAGCTATTTGTTGTCAGTTTGACTTTGCTCGGATGCGTGGATTTAGTTATGAGGCATGCCCCTGGAAGTTTGATCCAGTTGAAACAAATTCTAACAATGTTCAGGACAGAGCCATGACACTTTTGGATCAATACAGGAAAAAGTCTACTTTATACCGAACAAACACCCTTCTTGTTCCATTGGGTGATGATTTTCGTTATATTAGCATGGATGAAGCAGAAGTCCAGTTTCGGAACTATCAAATGATTTTTGATTATATAAATTCTAATCCCAGCTTGAATGCTGAAGtcaagtttggtactcttgaggaTTACTTTGGCACTCTTCGTGAGGAAGCAGAAAGAAGAAACTTTTCCCGGCCCGGTGAGGTGGGATCTGCTGAACTGGAGGGTTTCCCATCTCTTTCAGGTGATTTCTTTACTTATGCTGATAGAAACCTAGACTATTGGAGTGGCTACTATGTTTCGAGGCCATTCTTTAAAGCATTTGATCGGGTTCTGGAACAGACACTTCGTGCATCAGAAATACTAGCTGCATTAGTTTTGGGATACTGTCAGAAGCTTCAGTGTGCTAAACTACCTATCAGTTTCTCCCACAAGTTGACCGCTGCAAGAAGGAACTTAGCTCTTTTTCAGCATCATGATGGAGTAACTGGTACTGCCAAGGACCATGTTGTAAGAGACTACGGCACTAGAATGCGTACTTCCCTGCAGGACTTGCAGATTTTTATGGCTAGGGCTGTGGAAGTTCTTCTAGGTGATTTTCATGACAAGGCAGATCCTACCTTGCTGTCCCATTTTGAACCAGAGCAGAGTAGGTCTAGGTATGATGCCCAGCCAGTGCACAAAGTTCTTGATGTTACCGATGGGGAACCCCAGTCTGTGGTATTTTTTAATCCATTGGAGCAAACAAGGGATGAAGTCGTAATGGTAATAGTATCAAAGCCTGATGTGTCCGTTTGGCACTCAAATGGATCATGTGTGAAGAGCCAAGTATCTCCCAATTGGAAGCATGATACAACAGAAGATGATACCAAGCTGCATCGCCTTTATTGGCGAGCTTCTGTTCCTGCAATGGGGTTGGAAACCTACTTTGTAGCTCGTGGATCTCCGTCGTGTGAAAAAGCTGCACCTGCCAAAGTGAGAGTATTCTCTGATACCCCATTTTCTTGTCCTCCTCCTTATGTATGTTCAAAAATTGAAACTGATACAGTACAGATTCATAACCTTCTCTACACACTCACATTCGATGTAAAGAGAGGTCTGCTGCAGAAGATAAGCCATAAAGATGGCAAACAAACCTATGTCGGTGAAGACATAGGATTGTATAGTAGTGTTGGAAGTGGTGCTTACTTGTTCAAACCTATTGGAGAGGCTAAACCTATTATTGAGGAAGGTGGCCAATTTATTATTTCTGAAGGTTCATTGGTCCAGGAATCTTTTTCTATTCCAAAGACCATGTGGAAGAATACGCCTATTTCTCATATAACACGGATCTACAGTGCACAGAACACTGTACAGCAGTTAATTGTTGAGAAGGAATACCATGTTGAGCTTTTCGGTGATGAATTCAATGACAGGGAACTAATTGTGAGATACAAGACAGACATTGACAATAAGAGGGTCTTCTATTCTGATCTTAACGGATTTCAGATGAGCCGAAGACAAACATATGACAAGATCCCACCACAAGGAAATTACTATCCCATGCCATCACTTGCTTTTATGCAGGATCCATCAGGTCACCGGTTCTCAGTACATTCTAAACAGTCACTAGGGGCAGCTAGCTTGAGAGATGGTTGGTTAGAAATTATGTTGGATCGCCGATTGGTTTATGATGATGGACGTGGTCTAGGTCAAGGGGTGATGGATAACCTTCCTAATAATGTCCTCTTCCACATCCTCACAGAGTCTAATATCTCTGCTTTGCCTTCAAATCATATGCTGTTGACTCTCCAACCATCACTTCTTTCCCATCGTGTGGGTGCCCACCTGGACTATCCAATGTGTGCATTCGTTAGCAAGACTAGACCGCGACAAAAATCCCTCAAGCTCCATCGACGTTCGTTTGCTCCGTTATCCTCTTCATTACCATGTGACTTACATGTAGTGAACTTTAAAGTTCCACAGCCTCTAAAGTTTACACAGGTACACCCTCTGGCCTCTAGATTTGTTATTCTTTTGCAGAGGAAGGGCTGGGATGGTTCATTCTGCAAACGGGGTGGACTGCATTGTTCAACCATTGCGGACGAGCCTGTGAATTTGTTCTACATGTTCAAGGACCTCACTGTTTCCAATGTGAAAGCAACTTCCTTGAATCTATTACATGATGACACTGAAATGCTGGGTTACAACGAGCAGTTGGGAGAAGTAGCTCAAGAGGGAAATGTGCTAATATCCCCAATGGAAATACAGGCTTACAAGTTAGACCTTCAGTCTCAAACATAG